The genomic window TGTGAATATTTTAACTATGAATTCCTGCAATCCGGAAGAACGCCCAAGTGCTTTTTCGTACTGCTGCAAGAGTTCTTCAGCTGACGGGGGTGTGGAGGCTCTGTCATAAACAAAACCACACATGGTACACCCTCCTTTTATCCCCCACCAGCATCCACTGGTCTTGAAAATAAGGGTAAGGGTATCTGTTACTTCTCCCTGAAGAAGATCTCTGCCTGTCCAGACAGCAGCAGGCTCATTGTTTGGAGCCTTTTTAATGCGTTGCTGCTGTCTAATTTCCAGTATTCTATCATTAAGATTCATTCGAACTCGATTGTAGCAGGTGGTTTTGGTGTTATGTCATAGACAACTCTTGCTGCAGTGGGGATTTCCCCGGTTATGCGTGAGCTGATTTTCCTGAGGGTATTCCAAGGCAATTCCAGGGCTTCTGCGGTCATACCATCCCTCGAACCGACTGCGCGCACTGCAACGATCCAGCCGTGTACCCTGAGGTCGCCTTTTACGCCGGTCCCTTTGCCCAAGACCGCCGCGAATGTCTGCCAGGGGCAGAACTGTTCAAGCAGTTCTTCTTCCACAATCGCATTTGCTTCTCTTACAACATCGACCTTTTCTCTTGTAACTTCCCCGATTATCCTGACTGAAAGACCCGGCCCAGGGAATGGCATTCTTTCACATATCTCTTCTGGCAGACCAAGCGCATGGGCGACTTCCCTCACTTCATCCTTGTAGAGGTCATCAATGGGTTCTATGATGTGTTTAAAATTAATGTGTTCGGGCAGTCCGCCTACGTTGTGATGAGATTTGATACCACCATCGGATTCAATCTTATCCGGGTATATGGTTCCCTGGATCAGACATTCTGCCTCAACATCGAGCGCTTCTTCTTCAAACACACGAATAAAAGTCTCACCAACAGCTTTTCTTTTTTCTTCAGGGTCCTTTATTCCCACCAAACTATCAAGAAAACGATCTTTTGCATCGATTATTTGGAGATTCATGTCACCGAATATTTCCTTTATTCTTTCGGTTTCACCTTTTCTCATAAGGCCCGTATCTATATAGATCGGTATCAGATTATCACCAATTGCACGGTGTGCAAGGACTGCACATACGGAACTGTCAACACCTCCCGAGAGGGCGATGATAGTTTTGCCCTGCGCTTTGGCTTTAATTTTCTCGATTGCTTTTGGAATGAATTTTTCGGTTTTTACCATGAAAGGAAACTCCATATGGTTTATGATGATTTGTGCTTACTAGGTATTTGGTATAACTTAATCGTATCGATGCAATTTTTAATTTATATAGATATGTTTTCCGGTTGGCAACTTTTGCAATTAATACTTTCAATCCGCTATTTACAGCTTTATATGCATTCAGCACAATCTATGTAGCATGCGGCAAACCCTCTACGACTATTTTGGTTATGACAAATTTCGACCCCTGCAGGAAAATATTATTCAGGATGTGCTGGATAAAAAAGATGTATTTGTATTGATGCCAACCGGCGGTGGCAAATCTTTGTGTTACCAGTTGCCTTCCCTGCTTATGGAGGGTGTTACTGTCGTTGTGTCCCCTTTGATATCCCTTATGAAAGATCAGGTTGACAGGTTGCTTTCACGTGGCATTGCCGCTGCCTACATGAACAGTACACTTGATAGTTCTGAAATGAGCCATGTTAAGGATTCTCTAATAAGGGGAAAGCTCGATCTTCTCTATGTGGCCCCCGAAAGACTGGCTATGCCGTCCACTCTTAAATTGCTTGCAAAAGCAAATGTAAATCTTTTTGCCGTTGATGAAGCACATTGTATATCCCAGTGGGGGCATGATTTCAGACCTGAATACAGAAAATTAGGTGCCCTGCGCTCCGGTTTTCCAGATGTTCCTCTAATAGCACTTACAGCTACTGCGACTCCTGCAGTTGCCCGTGATATAACAAAACAACTCAATATGGTCAGGTCTGAAAAGTATGTAGCAAGTTTTAATCGGACCAACCTTTATTATGAGGTTAAATCAGGGGAGAATGCAGATCAACAAATCACATCATACCTGCGCTCTCATCCTGAATCCTCCGGGATTATTTATTGCCAGACACGAAAATCCGTAGAAGGACTTGCTGGCAGACTGAAAAAATTAGGAGTCAATGCGGCATTCTATCATGCCGGGATGTCAGATGAACTGAGACACCGTGCTCAGGAAAAGTTCCTGAATGGTACTATAAGGGTAGTTGTGGCAACAGTTGCATTTGGGATGGGCATCGATAAGTCCAATGTACGTTTTGTCATGCATTATGACCTGCCAGCGGACCTGGAAAGTTATTATCAGCAAACCGGCAGGGGTGGCAGGGACGGGCAACCCTGTGATTGTATCCTTTTTTTCAAGAGAGGGGATTGGTATAAACAGCAATACTTTATTGAACAGATGTCTTCTAAAAAAGAACGTGAAATTGCCCTTTCCAAGTTACGCCTAATGATGGATTACTGTGAAACAGTCACCTGTAGAAGGAAAATCTTACTCGAATACTTCGGAGAATCCACCGAAAAAGATTGTGGCTATTGTGACGTTTGCCTTAACCCGCCACAGCAGGTGGATGTTACAGAAGATGCATTAATTATTTTTAAGTGCATAAAGGAGTTGAACCAGAAATTCGGGGCAACACATGTTGCATCGGTAATTGCAGGTTCAAAGGCTAAAAAAATTGTGTCATGTGGTCACCACCGACTCCATTGTCATGGTAATGGTTCCCACAATCCGCAAGATTACTGGAAAGACCTTTCTCATCGGCTCTCTTCCCTGGGATTTCTGGAAGTGAAAGGTGGAAGATATCCGGTCTTAAAATTAAATAAGAAAAGTCGTGCGACTCTCAATGATGGTGCTAATGTAATTGTACCTCAATCATCTGCTGCAACAAATTCAAAGAAAAAACCAGCCGGGCAAAGCAAGGTTTCTTCGAAGTCATCTACTGTTGATTGTGAATATTCGAAGTTATTTGAAAAACTGCGCAGACTCAGGTTGCAATTTGCAAAAAGGGATAATGTGCCACCCTACATTGTCTTTGCGGATACCAGTTTGAAGCAGATGGCTTCCAGCAAACCCCAAACTGCAAACCAGATGCTCACCATAACAGGAGTCGGTAAATGCAAACTTGAAAAATACGGTGATGCTTTTTTGTCAGAGATCAAAAGTTTTTGTTGAGGGCTTGTTTGTCAGGCCATGAAGTATAAAGTGAGTTTAAAGATCAGGTCGCCGTAAAATACAGCTGCTAAAAAACCGGCGGTTATCGGGACTATAAAAGGTAAACCCGGGGTAACCCACACCATGTTGTTGATAAGTCCCTTCTTTGAATAGCCCCTGAGTTCTTCAAGAGTTTCTCTATCGATTTCCTTACCGCTTCTCCTGAAATAGGTATGAAGGTTGCCATTTTCATCTTTTTCGTACTGCTGCATGAGTTTTACATGCCTGTTTTCAAGTTTTCCTATAGGTGCCCGGTAGCCTATAAACATAAAATAAGGTTTTTTGAGGGTGGTTTTAACGTCAGGCCGGCTCAGGTTATAGATAAAAAGCCCCAGGGGCACTATTATTGTCAGGAGTATTGAATTACCAAATACTGTAAAGGTAAAAAAGTTCATTATCGAAATACCTTCTGTGGGGAAATAGTTTCCTCCCATAGTAAATGCCGGATAGAAAGGAAACACAATGGACATTACCATCAACAATTTGGCGTCTGCACCACCGAATGCTCCCAGATAGAACAGGACGTAGGAAAAAACAAAAATTAGTCCAAAGGAGATAGCCATTTGCATAAGATATGTAACCGGGCTGGATGAACTTGCAAGTTCATAAACTATAAAGGGAGAAAAGGCCGCCAGCATAATTACCCATACCCTGTTGCCTACCCTGCGCTCCTTTATGTCCCTGTAGGAGGCATAGGAGAGAAATGCCAGGCATAGCAGTATCTTGGCAATCACTATCATTTTTGCTTCTCCCACTTTTTGAGTTTAAGGATTTCGGAAAGTGTCCCTCCCCTACGTATTTCATCAAATAATCTTTCTTCAGTTTTTTGTACTTCCTTTGCTCGCCTTGCAATCTCGTATGCTCTTTCTGCAGGTACTACAACAACCCCGTTATCATCACCGATGATGTAATCGCCGGGTTTGACCTTTTGCCCCCCACAGTTGATCAGCGCATTAACTTCCCCAAACCCTTTGGGATCGCCTGCATTTGGTACATTTGAAGTGGCAAATACCGGAAGTCCGATTTTGCGTATCTCTTCTATATCTCTTACCGCTCCATCGACCACAACGCCTGCGATACCACGGTTTAGGCTGCTCTGGGTTGCCAGTCCCCCCCAGGGTGCGATATCAGAACTTCCATTATAAATTACTATTACATTGCCTTCTTTTGCTTCATCTATCGCTTCCACTGTTTTGGCCCAATCGCCCTCGAATGTCTGCACCGTTATAGCCGGCCCTACCATTTTGGTATCATTTAGCATGGGCTTGATGTTTTTCATGGCACCTTGTCGGTGCATGGCATCTGAAATATTGGGAGTGGAAATTTCCATGAACAATTTGCGTATTTCTTCGTCCATATCGAGTTTTTGTGCCTGATCTAATTGTGGATTATCTACACTATGGCGAATCTTTTTGGAGGCTTCTGTTACATTATCAGAGCGAATTATATTGCCGCCCACAATAACAATATCAGCACCTGCTTCTACAGACAGGGCTGCAGTCTGCTCATCCAGTCCACCTGCTACAGCAATATCAGCCCTGATTTTGGAGGCAATCTCAAAAACAAGATCTACCGGTGTTTTCCCGGTCATCTGCTGGTCTATTCCCATGTGGATATTAATGATGTCCACACCTATCCTGTCCAATTCTACAGCCCTTTGAACAGGTTTGGGGGTGCTAATGAGGTCTGCCATGAGTCGAACTCCATATTTTCGCGCGGCCAGGAGTGCATCTTTAATCGTTGAGTCATCGGCTGTTGCCATAACCATAACAATATCTGCACCGGCTTTTGCAGCCATTTCAACTTCAAGGCTTCCGGTATCTGCAATTTTCATATCTGCCACGATGGTGTGTGCGGGAAATTTTTTCCTGAGAGTACGAATTGCGTCCATGCCCTCGCTTTTTATGAGGGGAGTTCCGATTTCTATCCAGTCGATATCTCCCTTGACTGCTTCTTTAGCAATCTGCACAGCTCTATCTATTTCCAAAATATCAAGAGCAAGCTGGATTATGGTTTTAATAGGATCACCTTGTTAATTTTTATTTGTAATTATTGGTAATGATTTCTCCAGGCTGGAGAATAGAAGTGAATCACTATAAAGTTTTCCAGATTAGTCTTTGATGTTGTCTTGAAGACTTATCATTATGTCTACGGGCGGAATCAAATAGTAAGGAATATGATAATTGGCAATAAGTTTATACGCTATCCGCAAATAATCGCATAGGAATAAAAAACGCCTGCAGTTGATTACTATGAAACTAATCTCTAAA from Methanohalophilus halophilus includes these protein-coding regions:
- the hxlA gene encoding 3-hexulose-6-phosphate synthase codes for the protein MKTIIQLALDILEIDRAVQIAKEAVKGDIDWIEIGTPLIKSEGMDAIRTLRKKFPAHTIVADMKIADTGSLEVEMAAKAGADIVMVMATADDSTIKDALLAARKYGVRLMADLISTPKPVQRAVELDRIGVDIINIHMGIDQQMTGKTPVDLVFEIASKIRADIAVAGGLDEQTAALSVEAGADIVIVGGNIIRSDNVTEASKKIRHSVDNPQLDQAQKLDMDEEIRKLFMEISTPNISDAMHRQGAMKNIKPMLNDTKMVGPAITVQTFEGDWAKTVEAIDEAKEGNVIVIYNGSSDIAPWGGLATQSSLNRGIAGVVVDGAVRDIEEIRKIGLPVFATSNVPNAGDPKGFGEVNALINCGGQKVKPGDYIIGDDNGVVVVPAERAYEIARRAKEVQKTEERLFDEIRRGGTLSEILKLKKWEKQK
- the recQ gene encoding DNA helicase RecQ, with the protein product MRQTLYDYFGYDKFRPLQENIIQDVLDKKDVFVLMPTGGGKSLCYQLPSLLMEGVTVVVSPLISLMKDQVDRLLSRGIAAAYMNSTLDSSEMSHVKDSLIRGKLDLLYVAPERLAMPSTLKLLAKANVNLFAVDEAHCISQWGHDFRPEYRKLGALRSGFPDVPLIALTATATPAVARDITKQLNMVRSEKYVASFNRTNLYYEVKSGENADQQITSYLRSHPESSGIIYCQTRKSVEGLAGRLKKLGVNAAFYHAGMSDELRHRAQEKFLNGTIRVVVATVAFGMGIDKSNVRFVMHYDLPADLESYYQQTGRGGRDGQPCDCILFFKRGDWYKQQYFIEQMSSKKEREIALSKLRLMMDYCETVTCRRKILLEYFGESTEKDCGYCDVCLNPPQQVDVTEDALIIFKCIKELNQKFGATHVASVIAGSKAKKIVSCGHHRLHCHGNGSHNPQDYWKDLSHRLSSLGFLEVKGGRYPVLKLNKKSRATLNDGANVIVPQSSAATNSKKKPAGQSKVSSKSSTVDCEYSKLFEKLRRLRLQFAKRDNVPPYIVFADTSLKQMASSKPQTANQMLTITGVGKCKLEKYGDAFLSEIKSFC
- the guaA gene encoding glutamine-hydrolyzing GMP synthase, with translation MVKTEKFIPKAIEKIKAKAQGKTIIALSGGVDSSVCAVLAHRAIGDNLIPIYIDTGLMRKGETERIKEIFGDMNLQIIDAKDRFLDSLVGIKDPEEKRKAVGETFIRVFEEEALDVEAECLIQGTIYPDKIESDGGIKSHHNVGGLPEHINFKHIIEPIDDLYKDEVREVAHALGLPEEICERMPFPGPGLSVRIIGEVTREKVDVVREANAIVEEELLEQFCPWQTFAAVLGKGTGVKGDLRVHGWIVAVRAVGSRDGMTAEALELPWNTLRKISSRITGEIPTAARVVYDITPKPPATIEFE
- a CDS encoding A24 family peptidase C-terminal domain-containing protein codes for the protein MIVIAKILLCLAFLSYASYRDIKERRVGNRVWVIMLAAFSPFIVYELASSSSPVTYLMQMAISFGLIFVFSYVLFYLGAFGGADAKLLMVMSIVFPFYPAFTMGGNYFPTEGISIMNFFTFTVFGNSILLTIIVPLGLFIYNLSRPDVKTTLKKPYFMFIGYRAPIGKLENRHVKLMQQYEKDENGNLHTYFRRSGKEIDRETLEELRGYSKKGLINNMVWVTPGLPFIVPITAGFLAAVFYGDLIFKLTLYFMA